The Streptomyces vinaceus genome contains the following window.
CCCTCGCCCGCGCGCGGGCCATACCGCTCCGGGACGGCGGCCACCCGGCCGCGCGCGGGGCCCGCCGGGCGCTGGTACTGGCCACCGCCGCGGGCGTGGTCCTGGGCGGAGGCGGCTCCGCGGCACTGGCGGCGGCCACCCCGGTCCCCGGCCCGGGGCCGGTCTCCCTCGACACCCCCGGTGGCTCCCCGCAGGGCGGCCGGTCCCCGCTGCACGGACGCCCGGCCCCGGCGAAGCCGGCGGGCGCGCCGGGGGCGCCGTCGGCCGTCAAGCGGATCGACCGGACGTCGATCATCACGCGGGCGAAGGTGTGGCTGGACGCGAAGGTCCCGTACAGCATGTCCACGTACTGGTCCGACGGTTACCGGCAGGACTGCTCCGGCTACGTCTCGATGGCCTGGAACCTTGGTACGAACGAGTGGACCGGCAGCCTCGACAAATTCGCCACCAAGATCACGAAGGAGGAGCTGCTGCCGGGGGACATGCTGCTCTTCCACAACCCGTCGGACCCGACGAACGGCTCCCACGTCGTGCTCTTCGGGGGATGGGTCGACGAGACGCGCACGCACTACGTCGCGTACGAGCAGACCCGGCCGACCACGCGGAAGGGCGCGACGCCGTACGGCTACTGGAACAACGCGACGAAGTACGTGCCGTACCGGTTCAACGGGGTGACGGGCGGCCTCGCCGAGGACCCGGCGGCGACCGACCCGAAGCCGGCGGTCCCGACGGTCTTCCCCGGAGCCACGCAGTTCGGGCCGGGCGCGAACAACGAGCACGTCGCGCAGCTGGGCCGGATGCTGATCGAGCGGGGCGGGCGGCGCTTCTACCCCAAGGGCGCGAACACGGCGTGGAGCGACGCCGACCGGCTGGCCACGCAGGCCTTCCAGAGCGCGCAGGGCTGGACGGGCGCCGACGCCGACGGCATTCCGGGCGCGCACACCTGGCAGCTGCTGGTGGAGCACAAGGGCAAGGACATCCGCCCCACGGTCGACGGCGCCCCGGGCTCCCCACCGCGCCCGAGCCCGGGGGGTACCCCGGGCACGGCGGGCGGCCCGGGCGGGGCAGCCAAGCCGGGGGTCCCGGGTACGCCGGGGAAGCCGGGTACGGCGGGCAGACCGAGCACCGCGGGCAGGCCGGGGAAGCCGGGTACGGCGGGCAGGCCCGGAGCGGCGGGCAGGCCGGGGGTCCCGGGTATGCCGGGGAAGCCGGGCCATGTCGGGGTGCCGGCCGCCGCCGGGACGCCCGGCAGGCAGACCGGGTTGCCGGGCTATCCGGGACTGTCGGTGTTCCGTCCCGGGTCCTCGAACCCGTTCATCACCGCCCTTGGCCGCCAACTGGTGAAGAAGGGCTTCGGCAAGAACTACACGTCCGGCCCGGGGCCCCGCTGGAGCGAGGCCGACCGTCGCAGTGTCGAGGCCTTCCAGCGCGCCCAGGGCTGGCGCGGGGCCGAGGCCGACGGCTACCCGGGCCCGGAAACCTGGCGCCGGCTGTTCGCATGACGGAGGCAACGATGTACCCCACGCGCACCACCTCGACGACCGGCACCTTCCGCATCCCGCCGGCGCCCCCGCAGGCCGCGGCGGTCCGGGCCACGGGCGACCTGTACGCCCCGGCCCTCACCTCCCGGCCGACCACCCCGCCCCCTCCGGCCGCGAGCGGCACCCCGTTCCCGCCCACGGCCTGGGCGGCTCCTGTGCCGCAGTCGGCCGTCGGTGCGGCTCAGCCCGGGCACGAGCCCCTGGCCGGGGTCAATGCCCAGCTCCCGTACGGGACCAGGGCGGAGGCGGCGCCGGACCGGGTGACCCCGCTCGCGGCGGAGCCCGCCCTCGGGGCCGAAGCCCGGGCCGCGAGCACGGTTCCACCTGTGGCCCGGACCAGGTCGGAGTTCGGCCGGGCAGCCGTGGCCGGGACCGGGACGGCGCCTGAGCCTGCGGCCCGGGCCGCGGGCGGGTTGTCCCTGGCCGGGGCGGAGCCCGGCCTCGCGGCCGAGGCCCAGTCCGCGGCCCCGAGCGGGGCGGCGGCATCTGCGGTTGGTGCTTCGGGCGGGCTGTCGCAGCCTGGGGCAGGGGCCGGCCTCGCGTCCGTGGCCCCGACCGGGTCGGAGCTTGAGCCTGCGGCCGGGGCTCCGGAGGTACCGTCCCCGCTCGGGGCGGAGCCCGGGCTCGCGGCCGAGGCTTCGGCCGCGAGCGTGCTCCCGTGCGTGGCGCCGAGCGGGTCGGCCGCGGAATCTGCGGCCGGGCTGTCGACGCCCGGGGCGGAGCCCGGACATGCGGCGGAGGCCGGCGCTGCCGTGATTCCGGCGCCGCACTCGGCCCCGCCGGTGGCGGCGGCTGTGCCTCCGGGATCCTTCGAGTCTTCGGCCGCGACCGGGACCGCGCGAGCAGGTCAGTCCGGTTCGGGGGCCGAGGCTCCGGTCCGGGCGCTCGGAACGGTGGTCGGCGGTCCGGAGGCCGCGGCGCCGGGGGCGGACGCCGGGCAGTCGGTTCCGGCCGGGACGGTCGCCCTGCCGCACGGGCGGCCGGCGGCGGAGGCAACCTGGAGCGAGGTCCCGCCGGCCCGGAGCCGGGTCGAGCCCGAGCCGGTGCACGCGCTGGCCGGTGCGGGCGAACGCGCCGAGTCGGGCGGGAGCCCGTACGGCCACGAGCCCGAACACCTGGGCTCCGTACCGGCCCCGGCGCACCCGCACTCCTCCGGGGTGCCCACCCTGCGCCTGCGCGCCGAATCCGCACCCCCGGCAGGCCCCGACACGCAGCACCCGACCGAGACCGGCCCCGGCGCCTTGCGTTCGCCCGCCGAGGCCGGAGCCCGGGAGGTCCAGGCCGGATCCGGGTCCGAGCCTGCGCGGGAGGTCCCGTACGTCCCGCAGCCGCAGGCCGGGGCCGGAACCGACGCGGAAGCCGCGCCCCGCACCCCGCAGCCCCCCGCCGGGGACGACCGGCCCGGGTCCGAGCCCGCGCGGCAGGTTCCGTATGTCCCGCAGCCGCAGGCTGACGCTGACGGCGACGCCGGGTCCCGGGCGCCGCAGCCGTACGCCGGGGCGGAGTCCGGCGGTACGCAGTCGCCCGCCGGGGACGGCCAGGCGGCCGGGTCCGCGCGGGAGGTTCCGTGCGTCCCGCAGCCGCAGGCCCTAGCAGGGGCTGCGGCCGATGCAGGGCAGCGTGGTCCGCAGGGGGACGCCGGGGGGCAGGGAGGATCCGGAGCCGCGGTCGCTGCCGAAGCCGGGCCGAGGGGCCCGCACACCGAGCCGGGGGTGGGCGGGTCCGCGAGCCCCTACGACGACGCCGGGCCGCGGGCCGGGGCCCGGATCGGGCAGGTCCGGCCCGTTGCCGGGGGCGACGCGGGCCACCCCGCGCAGCGGTACGGCGAGCCCTGGCCGCCCGGGGCGCCGGCCCCGCACGCCCCCTCCGCGATCGGAGCCGGGGCCGAGTCCCCGAGGGACATCGCGGCGCGGGCCGTGGCGCGGGGGATGGGGGAAGGGGACGGGGATATGCAGGGCCTGCCGCAGGTCGCGCCGGGGCGCGGTGCCACGGCGGCCGAGGTGCCCGCGCACCTGCCGTTCCCCGCGGACTCCCGCCCGGCCGCCGGCCGGGGCGCCTGGCCGGCCACCACCACCCAGGCCGCCCCCGCCGCCACCCCCACCCCCGCCGCGCGCCCCCGCCCCGTACGGGCCGAGCCCGGGCGGCGGGTGCCGCGCGGGGACGAGCGGCTGCGGGAGCACCGCGGGCCCGTGCTGCCCGGCTGGGTCGGCGTCGGCGTCGGCGCCCTCGCGCTCACCGGCTGCCTGGCGGTGCTCTGGCGGGCCGGGGCCGTCCCCGCCGCCTTCGTGGCCGCCTTCGGCGCGACCCCCCGCGCCTACCAGGGGCTCCAGGCCACTCACTGGCCCCCGCTCGCCTTCCTCGGCATCGTCGCGCTGCTCGCGCTCGGCGGACTCGGCCGCGCCAAGGCCGGCCACGCCTGGGTGCTCACCCTCTTCGGCCGCTACCGCGGCACCGTCCGCCGTACCGGCCTCACCTGGGTCAGCCCCCTCCTGCTGCGCCGCCGCGTCGACGTCCGGCTGCGCCACTGGCGCAGCGAGCCCATGCCCGCCGTGGACTCCGGCGGGCTGGCCCTGCGGGTGGTCGTCCAGGTCGTCTGGCAGGTCAAGGACACGGCCCGGGCCACCCTCGCCGTCGAGGACCACACCGAATACCTCGCCGAGCAGGTCGAATCGGCCATGGCCAGGGTCCTGTCCCAGCTGCCCGCCGACGCCTTCCACGAGGACGCCCCCACCCTGCGCGACTCCGAAGCCGTCGGCGACGCGCTGACCCGGATGCTGGCGACCGAGACCGAGGCGGTCGGGATCGAGGTGTACTCGGCGCAGCCGACCCGCATCGAGTACGCCCCCGAGGTCGCGGAGGCCATGCGGCGGCGCCGGGTCGCGGCGATCGACGCCAAGCACCGGGACACGGTGCTGACCTCGGTCGTGGACGCCGTCGACGACACCGTCCACCGGCTGACCTCGCGCGGGCTCGTCGAGCTCGACGACTACGAGCGCAAGGCCCTCGTGAAGGACCTCACCGTCGCCTTCTACACGGGGCGCCCCGAGTAAGAGGCCCGAGGGGCGCAACAGCCGGAACAAGCGCAGCTGACGGAGAACGGGTGGCCGGTATACATCGGGCCACCCGTTCTCCCATTGGTCTGGACATGGCCAACTCCCGTCAATAGCCTGGTACTTGGTCTAGACCTACATCCCCACGCGTGCGCACGCTCTCATCGGACCTCCCCCCACGTTCAAGGAGCATCATGCGTTCCATCCGCATGCCCAGACGAGCCGGCGCCGCCACGCTCGGACTCGGCGTCATCGCCGGCCTGGCGCTGCTCAGCGCCCCCACCGCGAACAGCCACGGCTACACGGACACCCCCATCAGCCGCCAGAAGCTCTGCGCCAACAAGACCGTCCCCGACTGCGGCCCGATCCAGTGGGAGCCGCAGAGCGTCGAGGGCTACAAGGGCTTCCCCGCCGCCGGTCCGGCCGACGGCCAGATATGTTCCGGCGGGCACAGCGAGTTCGCGCAGCTCGACGACCCGCGCGGCGGCGCCTGGCCCACCACCAAGGTGACCAGCGGGCAGAGCTACGCCTTCCGGTGGCAGTTCACCGCCAACCACTCCACCACCGACTTCAAGTACTACGTCACCAAGAACGGCTGGGACCCCACCAAGCCCCTCACCCGCGCCGCCCTCGAATCCCAGCCCTTCCTCACCGTCGCCTACAACGGCGCCCGGCCCGCCATGACCACCGTCCACCAGGGCACCATGCCGAGCGGGAAGACCGGCCGGCACATGATCCTCGCCGTCTGGACCGTCAACGACACCCCCATGGCCTTCTACGCCTGCTCCGACGTCCAGTTCTGACCCGCGGGCCGGGCCCGTTCATTTCTGACGTCGCGTCAGCTACCCTCCGGCTCCATGCGGACGACACCCGGAACCGTGGCGGAGCTCATAGCGCGCCAATGGGGCGACCACCGGCCGGGGCTGATGTACGGCGGCAGTACGCACACCGCCGTCCTCGGCCGCCACCGGTGCGCCCAGGAGGCCGCCGCGCGCGCCGCGCTGCTCGTCGACCTCATGCCGGCGGGCCGGGACGCCGAACCGCACATCGGGGTGCTGCTCGACAACACACCCGAGTTCCCCTTCTGGCTCGGCGCGGCGGCCCTCGCCGGGGCCGCCGTCGCCGGGATCAACCCCACCCGGCGCGGTCCCGAGCTGGCGCGCGACATCCTGCACACCGACTGCCGGATCCTGGTCACCGAGCGCGCCCACCTGCCGCTGCTGCGCGGCCTCGACCTGCCCGGCGTACGCATCCTCGTGACCGACTCCGAGGAGTACGCCGCCCTGCTCGCCCCCTACGCGGGCGCGAAGCCGGGCGAGGCGGTGCTCGCCGCCCCCGCCCCCGGCTCCCGCTTCCTCCTCTACTTCACCTCGGGCTCCACCGGCGCCCCCAAGGCCGCCGTCTGCAGCCAGGGCCGGCTGGCCGCCGCCGCGGACTCGCTGGTCCGGCAGTTCTCGGTCACCGCCGAAGACGTCCACTACGTCTGCATGCCGCTCTTCCACGGCAACGCCGTCATCGCCGACTGGCTGCCCGCCCTCGCCGGGGGCGCGTCCGTGGCCCTGCGCCCCCGCTTCTCCGCCTCCGGTTTCCTGGACGACGTCCGCGCGTACGGGGCGACGTACTTCACCTACGTCGGCCGGGCCGTCCAGTACCTGCTGGCCACCGAGCCCCGCCCCGACGACCGCGAGCACTCCCTGCGCCTCGGCTTCGGCACCGAGGCGGGGGCCGTGGACGCGGCCCGCTTCGCCGAGCGGTTCGGGGTCCGGCTGGTGGAGGGGTACGGGGCCACCGAGGGCGGCGCCTCCGTCCAGCGCACCCCGGACACCCCGCCGGGCGCCCTCGGCCGGGCCGGGGCCGGGGACGACCTGGCGGTGATCGATCCGCAGACGGGTACGGAGTGCCCGCCCGCCGAGCTGGACGCGCGGGGCCGCCTCCTCAACGGCTCCGCGGCCATCGGCGAGCTGGTCAACCGCGGCCGGAGCCTGTTCGAGGGCTACTGGCGCAACCCCGAGGCGCAGGCCGCCCGGACCCGCGACGGCTGGTACTGGACGGGCGACCTCTTCTTCCGCGACGCCGACGGGTTCCTCTACTTCGCGGGCCGTACGGACGACCGGCTGCGCGTCGACAGCGAGAACCTCGCGGCGGCGGTGATCGAGAACATCCTGGCGCGCTGGCCGGCGGCCGTCGCGGTCGCCGTGTACGCGGTGCCGGACGAGGTCGCCGGCGACCAGGTGATGGCGGCACTCGCCCTGGAGGAGGGGGAGCGGTTCTCGCCGGAGGCCTTCTCGGCGTTCCTGGCCGCCCAGCCGGACCTGGGCACGAAGATGTCCCCGCGCTACGTGCGGATCGTGGAGTCCATGCCGGTGACGGCGACCAACAAGATCCACCGGGCCGCGCTGCGCCGTTCCGGATTCCGCTGCCCGGACCCGGTGTGGTGGTCCCCGCCGGGCGGCTCCGGCTACCGGCCCCTGGAACCGGAGGACCTCGCCGCCCTGCTGGCGGCGTACGAGGCGCACGGCCGCGCCGAGCTCCTGGAGCGCTGACCCGCGCGCGCCGACCCGCGCGCCGACCCTGATCCCGGCGTACGCGGGTACTGGTTTTGAGCACCCCTGAGGAGCAGGTAGTATTTTCTCTGTCAGGCGCCGCTAGCTCAGTTGGTTAGAGCAGCTGACTCTTAATCAGCGGGTCCGGGGTTCGAGTCCCTGGCGGCGCACCTGTACTTCGGGCGGTTCCCGGTTCACCGGGAACCGCCCGAAGTGTTTTCCGTACTCGTCCCGCCCGGCGGCTCGGGCCCCCGGCGGCTCAGAGCGTGAGCGACAGCAGCAGGGGCGCGGCCTTCCGGTTCAGCTCCTCCGCCGCGGCCCGCAGCCGGTGCGCGTGCTCGACCGGCATCGACAGGGCCAGGCAGCCCACCGAGGCCCCGGCCGTGATCGGCACCGCGGCGCAGACGGTACCCACCGCGTACTCCTGGAGGTCCAGCACCGGAACCGTGGCCGGCTGCGCGTCCAGCTTGGAGAAGAGGATCCGCTCGTTCACGATCGTCTTCGACGTGAGCCGGGCGATCTTGTGTCGCGAGAGGTGGTCGCGCCGCCCGTTCTGGTCGAGCTGCGTCAGCAGGCACTTGCCGACCGCGCTGGCGTGCGCCGCCGAGCGGAAGTCGACCCACTCGTGCACCTTCGGGGTGCGCGGGCTGTCCGCGAACTGGGTGATCTTCACCTCGCCGTCCACGTACCGGCTGATGTAGACCGCCGCGCCCACCGAGTCGCGCAGCCGGTCCAGGGTGTCCTGGAGCTTGTTCTGGAGGGCCTGCTGCCTGTCCACCCCGGAACCGAGGAGGACGAGCGAGTCGCCTATGGCGTAGGCGCCGTCCGACACCTGGAGCACGTACCCCTCGCGGCGCAGCATGAGGAGCATGGGTGCGAGGTGGGCCGCGGGCAGGCCGGTCTCGCGCGCGATCTGTACGTCGGTCACGCCGCCGGTATGGCGGGCGATCGTTTCGAGTACGCGCAGGGCGTACTGCACCGAGTGGAACGGCGCGGTCGGCTCGGGCTTCAGCGCCACGGTTTCCCCCTAGCAGGTTGTTACCGCTTGCCTTACCACGATAGCCATCAAGAGGCCCACGTGGAGCGCCTGTTGAGGAGATTGATGGCTCATTCGCGCCCCCCTGCCTGCGCCTGCACCATTGGCATATGCCAAGGTCACGCCCGCTGTCCGGGGATGCCGGGAATGCCCGCGCGCCACC
Protein-coding sequences here:
- a CDS encoding IclR family transcriptional regulator — encoded protein: MALKPEPTAPFHSVQYALRVLETIARHTGGVTDVQIARETGLPAAHLAPMLLMLRREGYVLQVSDGAYAIGDSLVLLGSGVDRQQALQNKLQDTLDRLRDSVGAAVYISRYVDGEVKITQFADSPRTPKVHEWVDFRSAAHASAVGKCLLTQLDQNGRRDHLSRHKIARLTSKTIVNERILFSKLDAQPATVPVLDLQEYAVGTVCAAVPITAGASVGCLALSMPVEHAHRLRAAAEELNRKAAPLLLSLTL
- a CDS encoding peptidoglycan-binding protein, with product MPMAAFEEYEPAGDCPCLGCAQRRRALARARAIPLRDGGHPAARGARRALVLATAAGVVLGGGGSAALAAATPVPGPGPVSLDTPGGSPQGGRSPLHGRPAPAKPAGAPGAPSAVKRIDRTSIITRAKVWLDAKVPYSMSTYWSDGYRQDCSGYVSMAWNLGTNEWTGSLDKFATKITKEELLPGDMLLFHNPSDPTNGSHVVLFGGWVDETRTHYVAYEQTRPTTRKGATPYGYWNNATKYVPYRFNGVTGGLAEDPAATDPKPAVPTVFPGATQFGPGANNEHVAQLGRMLIERGGRRFYPKGANTAWSDADRLATQAFQSAQGWTGADADGIPGAHTWQLLVEHKGKDIRPTVDGAPGSPPRPSPGGTPGTAGGPGGAAKPGVPGTPGKPGTAGRPSTAGRPGKPGTAGRPGAAGRPGVPGMPGKPGHVGVPAAAGTPGRQTGLPGYPGLSVFRPGSSNPFITALGRQLVKKGFGKNYTSGPGPRWSEADRRSVEAFQRAQGWRGAEADGYPGPETWRRLFA
- a CDS encoding lytic polysaccharide monooxygenase auxiliary activity family 9 protein; its protein translation is MPRRAGAATLGLGVIAGLALLSAPTANSHGYTDTPISRQKLCANKTVPDCGPIQWEPQSVEGYKGFPAAGPADGQICSGGHSEFAQLDDPRGGAWPTTKVTSGQSYAFRWQFTANHSTTDFKYYVTKNGWDPTKPLTRAALESQPFLTVAYNGARPAMTTVHQGTMPSGKTGRHMILAVWTVNDTPMAFYACSDVQF
- a CDS encoding SPFH domain-containing protein, which translates into the protein MYPTRTTSTTGTFRIPPAPPQAAAVRATGDLYAPALTSRPTTPPPPAASGTPFPPTAWAAPVPQSAVGAAQPGHEPLAGVNAQLPYGTRAEAAPDRVTPLAAEPALGAEARAASTVPPVARTRSEFGRAAVAGTGTAPEPAARAAGGLSLAGAEPGLAAEAQSAAPSGAAASAVGASGGLSQPGAGAGLASVAPTGSELEPAAGAPEVPSPLGAEPGLAAEASAASVLPCVAPSGSAAESAAGLSTPGAEPGHAAEAGAAVIPAPHSAPPVAAAVPPGSFESSAATGTARAGQSGSGAEAPVRALGTVVGGPEAAAPGADAGQSVPAGTVALPHGRPAAEATWSEVPPARSRVEPEPVHALAGAGERAESGGSPYGHEPEHLGSVPAPAHPHSSGVPTLRLRAESAPPAGPDTQHPTETGPGALRSPAEAGAREVQAGSGSEPAREVPYVPQPQAGAGTDAEAAPRTPQPPAGDDRPGSEPARQVPYVPQPQADADGDAGSRAPQPYAGAESGGTQSPAGDGQAAGSAREVPCVPQPQALAGAAADAGQRGPQGDAGGQGGSGAAVAAEAGPRGPHTEPGVGGSASPYDDAGPRAGARIGQVRPVAGGDAGHPAQRYGEPWPPGAPAPHAPSAIGAGAESPRDIAARAVARGMGEGDGDMQGLPQVAPGRGATAAEVPAHLPFPADSRPAAGRGAWPATTTQAAPAATPTPAARPRPVRAEPGRRVPRGDERLREHRGPVLPGWVGVGVGALALTGCLAVLWRAGAVPAAFVAAFGATPRAYQGLQATHWPPLAFLGIVALLALGGLGRAKAGHAWVLTLFGRYRGTVRRTGLTWVSPLLLRRRVDVRLRHWRSEPMPAVDSGGLALRVVVQVVWQVKDTARATLAVEDHTEYLAEQVESAMARVLSQLPADAFHEDAPTLRDSEAVGDALTRMLATETEAVGIEVYSAQPTRIEYAPEVAEAMRRRRVAAIDAKHRDTVLTSVVDAVDDTVHRLTSRGLVELDDYERKALVKDLTVAFYTGRPE
- a CDS encoding AMP-binding protein; protein product: MRTTPGTVAELIARQWGDHRPGLMYGGSTHTAVLGRHRCAQEAAARAALLVDLMPAGRDAEPHIGVLLDNTPEFPFWLGAAALAGAAVAGINPTRRGPELARDILHTDCRILVTERAHLPLLRGLDLPGVRILVTDSEEYAALLAPYAGAKPGEAVLAAPAPGSRFLLYFTSGSTGAPKAAVCSQGRLAAAADSLVRQFSVTAEDVHYVCMPLFHGNAVIADWLPALAGGASVALRPRFSASGFLDDVRAYGATYFTYVGRAVQYLLATEPRPDDREHSLRLGFGTEAGAVDAARFAERFGVRLVEGYGATEGGASVQRTPDTPPGALGRAGAGDDLAVIDPQTGTECPPAELDARGRLLNGSAAIGELVNRGRSLFEGYWRNPEAQAARTRDGWYWTGDLFFRDADGFLYFAGRTDDRLRVDSENLAAAVIENILARWPAAVAVAVYAVPDEVAGDQVMAALALEEGERFSPEAFSAFLAAQPDLGTKMSPRYVRIVESMPVTATNKIHRAALRRSGFRCPDPVWWSPPGGSGYRPLEPEDLAALLAAYEAHGRAELLER